In Cupriavidus taiwanensis, the following proteins share a genomic window:
- a CDS encoding NAD(P)(+) transhydrogenase (Re/Si-specific) subunit beta yields the protein MAGLVSMNLVTLLYLVASVCFIQALKGLSHPASARKGNAFGMIGMAIAVVTTLVLIIKLKNEFLAAGTAQSSVGTGLALIFAALVVGGGIGAYVARKVQMTKMPELVAAMHSLIGLAAVFIAVAAVAEPAAFGISPAGSHLIPLGNRIELFIGCFVGAITFSGSVIAFGKLAGRYKFRLFQGAPVVFAGQHMLNLALAVAMVGFGIAFFMTQEWLPFLVMLAIAFVLGVLIIIPIGGADMPVVVSMLNSYSGWAAAGIGFSLNNPMLIIAGSLVGSSGAILSYIMCKAMNRSFFNVILGGFGGDAGAGAAAGAQAQRNVKSGSADDAAFLMGNAETVIIVPGYGLAVARAQHALKELTEKLSEKGVTVKYAIHPVAGRMPGHMNVLLAEAEVPYDQVFEMEDINSEFGQADVVLVLGANDVVNPAAKTDPKSPIAGMPILEAYKAKTIIVNKRSMAAGYAGLDNELFYMDKTMMVFGDAKKVVEDMFKAVD from the coding sequence ATGGCGGGCCTTGTCAGCATGAACCTCGTCACCCTGCTCTACCTGGTGGCCTCGGTGTGCTTTATCCAGGCGCTCAAGGGGCTGTCGCATCCGGCCTCGGCGCGCAAGGGCAATGCCTTCGGCATGATCGGCATGGCCATCGCGGTGGTGACCACGCTGGTGCTGATCATCAAGCTGAAGAACGAATTCCTCGCCGCGGGCACGGCCCAGTCGTCGGTGGGCACCGGCCTGGCGCTGATCTTCGCGGCGCTGGTGGTCGGCGGCGGCATCGGCGCCTACGTCGCGCGCAAGGTGCAGATGACCAAGATGCCCGAGCTGGTCGCGGCGATGCACTCGCTGATCGGTCTCGCGGCGGTGTTCATCGCCGTGGCGGCGGTGGCCGAGCCGGCGGCGTTCGGCATCAGCCCGGCCGGCTCGCACCTGATCCCGCTGGGCAACCGCATCGAGCTCTTTATCGGCTGCTTCGTCGGCGCGATCACGTTCTCGGGCTCGGTGATCGCCTTCGGCAAGCTGGCCGGGCGCTACAAGTTCCGCCTGTTCCAGGGCGCACCGGTGGTGTTCGCCGGCCAGCACATGCTGAACCTGGCGCTGGCGGTGGCCATGGTGGGCTTCGGCATCGCCTTCTTCATGACGCAGGAATGGCTGCCGTTCCTGGTGATGCTGGCGATCGCCTTCGTGCTGGGCGTGCTGATCATCATCCCGATCGGCGGCGCCGACATGCCGGTGGTGGTGTCGATGCTGAACTCGTACTCGGGCTGGGCCGCGGCGGGCATCGGCTTCTCGCTGAACAACCCGATGCTGATCATCGCCGGCTCGCTGGTGGGATCAAGCGGTGCCATCCTCTCGTACATCATGTGCAAGGCGATGAACCGCTCGTTCTTCAACGTGATCCTGGGCGGCTTCGGCGGCGATGCCGGCGCTGGCGCGGCCGCCGGCGCGCAGGCGCAGCGCAACGTCAAGTCGGGCTCGGCGGACGACGCCGCCTTCCTGATGGGCAACGCCGAGACCGTGATCATCGTGCCCGGCTACGGCCTGGCGGTGGCGCGGGCCCAGCATGCGCTGAAGGAACTGACCGAGAAGCTGTCCGAGAAGGGCGTGACCGTCAAGTACGCGATCCACCCTGTGGCGGGCCGCATGCCGGGCCACATGAACGTGCTGCTGGCCGAGGCCGAGGTGCCGTACGACCAGGTCTTCGAGATGGAAGACATCAACAGCGAGTTCGGCCAGGCCGACGTGGTGCTGGTGCTGGGCGCCAACGACGTGGTCAACCCGGCGGCCAAGACCGATCCCAAGTCGCCGATCGCCGGCATGCCGATCCTGGAGGCGTACAAGGCCAAGACCATCATCGTCAACAAGCGCTCGATGGCCGCCGGCTATGCCGGCCTGGACAACGAGCTGTTCTATATGGACAAGACCATGATGGTGTTCGGCGACGCCAAGAAGGTGGTCGAGGACATGTTCAAGGCGGTCGACTAA
- a CDS encoding response regulator, with product MTFNPHDRNLSVFHHPVLTVLVDDSKSFIDSLAFQMDAARGVITFTDPREALQWIREAYATRFPGFLPVRVTHDDLTFLTERRTVQLDIDRIYRQIHDVNRFLQPGVVVVDYSMPQMDGLEFCQALQDLPCKTILLTGTADESIAVQGFNHGLIDRYVKKHDSNMVERLDQEIEAMQQAYFATLSRTLRELLTRHSFSFLSDPAMTERVRQLTARYGFVEYYLYPNPAGILLLTAQGHATLMVIETRAGLMTQVESAEAYDAPAALIEGLREGRLVPFFWPGNGMYTPACVDWEQYCLPAERCEGREEFFYALFDLPRHLLQEPVVSLQSFLADFSRNPDALTGRKRP from the coding sequence ATGACCTTCAATCCGCACGACAGGAATCTGTCGGTCTTCCATCACCCGGTCCTGACTGTCCTTGTGGATGACAGCAAGTCCTTCATCGACAGCCTGGCGTTCCAGATGGATGCCGCGCGCGGGGTGATCACCTTCACCGATCCGCGCGAAGCGCTGCAGTGGATCCGCGAAGCCTACGCCACCCGCTTCCCGGGCTTCCTGCCGGTGCGCGTGACCCACGACGACCTGACCTTCCTGACCGAGCGCCGCACGGTCCAGCTCGACATCGACCGCATCTACCGCCAGATCCACGACGTCAACCGCTTCCTGCAGCCCGGCGTGGTGGTGGTCGACTATTCGATGCCGCAGATGGACGGCCTGGAATTCTGCCAGGCGCTGCAGGACCTGCCGTGCAAGACCATCCTGCTGACCGGCACCGCCGATGAAAGCATCGCCGTGCAGGGCTTCAACCACGGGCTGATCGACCGCTATGTGAAAAAGCACGACAGCAATATGGTGGAGCGGCTGGATCAGGAAATCGAAGCCATGCAGCAGGCTTACTTCGCCACGCTGTCGCGCACGCTGCGCGAGCTGCTGACGCGGCATTCGTTCTCGTTCCTGTCCGATCCGGCCATGACCGAGCGCGTGCGCCAGCTGACCGCGCGCTACGGCTTTGTCGAGTACTACCTGTATCCCAATCCCGCCGGCATCCTGCTGCTGACCGCGCAGGGCCACGCCACCCTGATGGTGATCGAGACCCGCGCCGGGCTGATGACGCAGGTGGAGTCGGCCGAGGCCTACGATGCCCCCGCCGCGCTGATCGAAGGCCTGCGCGAAGGCCGGCTGGTGCCCTTCTTCTGGCCCGGCAACGGCATGTACACGCCGGCCTGCGTCGACTGGGAACAATACTGCCTGCCGGCCGAGCGCTGCGAAGGCAGGGAAGAATTCTTCTACGCGCTGTTCGACCTGCCGCGCCACCTGCTGCAGGAGCCGGTGGTCAGCCTGCAGAGCTTCCTGGCGGACTTCAGCCGCAACCCGGACGCGCTGACGGGGCGCAAGCGCCCCTGA
- a CDS encoding THUMP domain-containing class I SAM-dependent RNA methyltransferase, whose protein sequence is MTQAFFAPCPRGLESALAEELREIAAMPGMAALAPFSVHQEVPGGVNFSGEMAAAYAVNLHSRIASRVLMRVAARGYRHEDDIYTLARGVRWEQWFSPDESLRVDITSHKSPLRSLNFTALRVKDGVCDAMRERLGARPSVDTVSPDVRIYAHLTERDCTLYLDTSGEPLFKRGWRTEKGEAPLKENLAAGILRLAGWVPGQTFRPFYDPMCGSGTFLVEAAQVALGIAPGGSRSFAFEWLKGMDTKAWQKLKSDAQRARMLASADELQVVGSDISTDMLAITRANWERAGLPGEARTKQVDARFVQPPYDEPGLLLMNPPYGERIAVRGQRRAPEDEQPRDEVEEAAANQFASAFATTLKQHFAGWQAWVFTGDLGFPRRLRLKESRRTPLYNGNIECRLFRFDMVRGANRAQQAD, encoded by the coding sequence ATGACCCAAGCCTTCTTTGCCCCTTGCCCGCGCGGCCTGGAGAGCGCGCTCGCCGAAGAGCTGCGCGAGATCGCCGCGATGCCGGGCATGGCCGCACTGGCGCCGTTTTCGGTGCACCAGGAAGTGCCGGGTGGCGTCAACTTCTCGGGCGAGATGGCCGCCGCCTATGCGGTCAACCTGCATTCGCGCATTGCCAGCCGGGTGCTGATGCGCGTGGCCGCGCGCGGCTACCGGCACGAGGACGACATCTACACGCTGGCGCGCGGGGTGCGCTGGGAGCAGTGGTTCTCGCCCGACGAGTCGCTGCGCGTGGACATTACGTCGCACAAGTCGCCGCTGCGCAGCCTCAATTTCACCGCGCTGCGGGTCAAGGACGGCGTCTGCGATGCCATGCGCGAGCGGCTGGGGGCCCGCCCCAGCGTCGACACCGTCAGCCCGGATGTGCGCATCTACGCCCACCTGACCGAGCGCGACTGCACGCTGTATCTCGACACTAGCGGCGAGCCGCTGTTCAAGCGCGGCTGGCGCACCGAGAAGGGCGAGGCCCCGCTGAAGGAAAACCTGGCGGCCGGCATCCTGCGCCTGGCGGGCTGGGTGCCGGGCCAGACCTTCCGGCCCTTCTACGATCCGATGTGCGGCAGCGGCACCTTCCTGGTCGAGGCCGCGCAGGTGGCGCTGGGCATCGCGCCCGGCGGCAGCCGCAGCTTTGCCTTCGAATGGCTCAAGGGCATGGATACCAAGGCGTGGCAGAAGCTGAAGTCGGACGCGCAGCGCGCGCGCATGCTGGCCTCGGCCGATGAGCTGCAGGTGGTGGGTTCGGACATCTCCACCGACATGCTGGCGATCACGCGCGCCAACTGGGAACGCGCCGGCCTGCCGGGCGAGGCGCGCACCAAGCAGGTCGACGCCCGCTTCGTGCAGCCGCCTTATGACGAGCCGGGCCTGCTGCTGATGAATCCGCCGTACGGCGAGCGCATTGCGGTGCGCGGGCAGCGCCGCGCGCCGGAAGACGAACAGCCGCGCGACGAGGTGGAAGAGGCCGCCGCCAACCAGTTCGCCAGCGCCTTTGCCACCACCCTGAAGCAGCATTTCGCGGGCTGGCAGGCGTGGGTGTTCACCGGTGACCTGGGCTTCCCGCGCCGGCTGCGGCTGAAGGAATCGCGCCGCACGCCGCTCTACAACGGCAATATCGAGTGCCGGCTGTTCCGTTTCGACATGGTGCGCGGCGCCAACCGGGCGCAGCAGGCGGACTGA
- a CDS encoding 2-hydroxychromene-2-carboxylate isomerase, which produces MSKLVDYYLTPQSPYVYMGHVRFSDIAARHGVQVNLKPCDLGKVFSVSGGLPLAQRPPQRQAYRLVELRRWSAFLNIPLNLEPTFFPVSGDAASKLIIAAQLAHGTARAMALTGAIGAAVWAQQRNIADAATLAQIADEAGLDGAGLLKASEAQSVQAAYAQNTQEAISAGVFGAPWYVFDGEPFWGQDRLDFLDRALAAA; this is translated from the coding sequence ATGAGCAAGCTGGTCGACTACTACCTGACGCCGCAATCGCCGTATGTCTACATGGGCCATGTCCGTTTCAGCGATATCGCCGCGCGCCACGGCGTGCAGGTGAACCTGAAGCCGTGCGACCTCGGCAAAGTGTTCTCGGTCTCCGGCGGGCTGCCGCTGGCGCAGCGCCCGCCGCAGCGGCAGGCTTACCGGCTGGTCGAGCTCAGGCGCTGGAGCGCGTTCCTGAACATCCCGCTGAACCTCGAGCCGACGTTCTTCCCGGTGTCCGGTGACGCCGCCAGCAAGCTGATCATTGCCGCGCAGCTGGCGCACGGCACCGCGCGCGCGATGGCACTGACCGGCGCGATCGGCGCGGCGGTGTGGGCGCAGCAGCGCAATATCGCCGATGCCGCCACGCTGGCGCAGATCGCCGACGAGGCCGGCCTCGATGGCGCCGGCCTGCTCAAGGCCAGCGAGGCCCAGTCGGTGCAGGCCGCCTATGCGCAGAACACGCAGGAGGCGATCTCTGCCGGCGTTTTCGGCGCGCCGTGGTATGTGTTCGACGGCGAGCCGTTCTGGGGCCAGGACCGCCTCGACTTTCTCGACCGCGCACTGGCTGCGGCCTGA
- a CDS encoding CopD family protein encodes MLWVKALHIVFVVSWFAGLFYLPRIFVNLAMETDAASTQRLLLMARKLFRFMTMLAVPAVVFGLWLYLGYGIGRGTGQGWMHAKLALVLVLIGYHHGCGVLLRKFEAGRNARSHKFYRWFNELPVLVLLAVVILVVVKPF; translated from the coding sequence ATGCTCTGGGTCAAAGCGCTGCATATCGTCTTCGTCGTTTCGTGGTTCGCCGGCCTGTTCTACCTGCCGCGCATCTTCGTCAACCTGGCGATGGAGACCGACGCCGCCAGCACGCAGCGCCTGCTGCTGATGGCGCGCAAGCTGTTCCGATTCATGACCATGCTGGCGGTGCCGGCGGTGGTGTTCGGGTTGTGGCTGTACCTGGGCTACGGCATCGGCCGCGGCACCGGGCAGGGCTGGATGCATGCCAAGCTGGCACTGGTGCTGGTGCTGATCGGCTACCACCACGGCTGCGGCGTGTTGCTGCGCAAGTTCGAGGCGGGGCGCAACGCGCGCTCGCACAAGTTCTATCGCTGGTTCAATGAGCTGCCGGTGCTGGTGCTGCTGGCGGTGGTGATCCTGGTCGTGGTCAAGCCGTTCTGA
- a CDS encoding glutamate-5-semialdehyde dehydrogenase — protein MTELDLNQYMDRVGRQARAASRAMARASTADKNRALLTIAAAIRRDADKLKAVNARDVERARANGQDAAFVDRLTLSDKAIDTMAAGLEQIAALADPIGEISNMKFRPTGIQVGQMRVPLGVIGIIYESRPNVTIDAAALCLKSGNATILRGGSEAIESNTALAALVAEGLSAAGLPSEAVQVIATTDRAAVGRLITMTEYVDVIVPRGGKSLIARLMEEARVPMIKHLDGICHVYIDAEADLDKAVRVCDNAKTHRYAPCNTMETLLVSRDIAAAALPPLCRIYQQKGVELRVCPATRATLEAAGFTGLVDAAEEDWRLEYLAPILAIKTVAGLDEAVAHINEYGSHHTDSIITENYSAGMRFIREVDSASVMINASTRFADGFEYGLGAEIGISNDKLHARGPVGLEGLTSLKYVVFGHGEIRT, from the coding sequence ATGACCGAGCTCGACCTCAACCAATACATGGACCGCGTCGGCCGCCAGGCCCGCGCGGCGTCGCGCGCGATGGCGCGTGCCTCCACCGCCGACAAGAACCGTGCGCTGCTGACCATCGCCGCGGCGATCCGCCGCGATGCCGACAAGCTCAAGGCCGTCAACGCACGCGACGTCGAGCGCGCCCGCGCCAACGGCCAGGACGCCGCCTTCGTCGACCGCCTGACGCTGTCGGACAAGGCCATCGACACCATGGCCGCGGGCCTGGAGCAGATCGCCGCGCTGGCAGACCCGATCGGCGAGATCTCGAACATGAAGTTCCGCCCGACCGGCATCCAGGTGGGCCAGATGCGCGTGCCGCTGGGCGTGATCGGCATCATCTACGAGTCACGCCCCAACGTCACCATCGACGCCGCCGCGCTGTGCCTGAAGTCGGGCAACGCCACCATCCTGCGCGGCGGGTCCGAGGCGATCGAATCCAACACCGCGCTGGCTGCGCTGGTGGCCGAAGGCCTGTCCGCGGCCGGCCTGCCGTCCGAGGCGGTGCAGGTGATCGCGACCACCGACCGCGCCGCGGTCGGCCGGCTGATCACCATGACCGAATACGTCGACGTGATCGTCCCGCGCGGCGGCAAGAGCCTGATCGCGCGGCTGATGGAAGAAGCGCGGGTGCCGATGATCAAGCACCTGGACGGCATCTGCCACGTCTATATCGACGCCGAGGCCGACCTGGACAAGGCGGTGCGCGTCTGCGACAACGCCAAGACCCATCGCTACGCGCCGTGCAACACCATGGAGACGCTGCTGGTATCGCGGGACATCGCCGCCGCCGCGCTGCCGCCGCTGTGCCGCATCTACCAGCAGAAGGGCGTCGAGCTGCGCGTGTGCCCGGCCACCCGCGCCACGCTGGAAGCCGCCGGCTTTACCGGCCTGGTCGATGCCGCCGAGGAAGACTGGCGCCTGGAATACCTGGCCCCGATCCTCGCCATCAAGACCGTGGCCGGACTGGACGAGGCCGTCGCCCATATCAACGAATACGGCTCGCACCATACCGATTCGATCATCACCGAGAACTACTCGGCGGGCATGCGCTTTATCCGCGAGGTCGATTCAGCGAGCGTGATGATCAATGCCTCGACCCGTTTTGCCGATGGCTTCGAGTACGGCCTGGGCGCGGAGATCGGCATCTCCAACGACAAGCTGCATGCGCGCGGGCCGGTTGGACTGGAAGGGCTGACCTCGCTCAAGTACGTGGTGTTCGGGCACGGCGAGATCCGGACCTGA
- the holA gene encoding DNA polymerase III subunit delta, whose amino-acid sequence MQLKLDGLDAHLRQAKAKGLAPLYVVHGDEHLLVLEAVDRLRAAAREAGFSEREVLVAERGFHWGRLVEAQQSMSLFGDRKIVELRIPSGKPGKDGGEALRAVAAQASPDVVMLVTLPRLDFAASKSAWFQALEGAGVSIKVDTVDRTRLPAWVGERLALQQQRVQAGEPGRLALQFIADKVEGNLLAAHQEIQKLGLLYPPGELRFDQVHDAVLNVARYDVFKLSESMLSGDVPRLVRMLEGLRGEGEATVLVLWALTEEIRVLSKVRQGLAAGKPAGVLMRELRVWGPRERLVPQAAQRLAQPRLEAALALAARLDRQVKGLQDLPPPGSAPLPAEPWDGLQQLALMIAR is encoded by the coding sequence ATGCAGCTCAAGCTCGACGGGCTCGACGCGCACCTGCGCCAGGCCAAGGCCAAGGGGCTGGCGCCGCTGTACGTGGTGCACGGCGACGAGCACCTGCTGGTGCTGGAAGCGGTCGACCGCCTGCGTGCCGCGGCGCGGGAAGCGGGCTTTTCCGAACGCGAGGTGCTGGTGGCCGAGCGCGGTTTCCACTGGGGCCGGCTGGTCGAGGCGCAGCAGTCGATGTCGCTGTTCGGCGACCGCAAGATCGTCGAGCTGCGCATCCCCTCGGGCAAGCCCGGCAAGGACGGCGGCGAGGCGCTGCGCGCCGTGGCCGCGCAGGCGTCGCCCGACGTGGTGATGCTGGTGACGCTGCCGCGGCTGGACTTTGCCGCGTCCAAGTCGGCCTGGTTCCAGGCGCTGGAAGGCGCCGGCGTGTCGATCAAGGTCGATACCGTGGACCGTACCCGCTTGCCGGCGTGGGTCGGCGAGCGGCTCGCGCTGCAGCAGCAGCGCGTGCAGGCCGGCGAGCCGGGCCGGCTCGCGCTGCAGTTCATCGCCGACAAGGTCGAGGGCAACCTGCTGGCTGCGCACCAGGAAATCCAGAAGCTGGGGCTGCTGTACCCGCCCGGCGAACTGAGATTCGACCAGGTCCACGACGCGGTGCTGAACGTGGCCCGCTACGATGTCTTCAAGCTGTCGGAATCGATGCTCTCGGGCGACGTGCCGCGGCTGGTACGGATGCTCGAAGGGCTGCGCGGCGAGGGCGAGGCCACGGTGCTGGTGCTGTGGGCGCTGACCGAGGAAATTCGCGTATTATCCAAGGTCCGGCAAGGTCTGGCGGCCGGCAAGCCGGCGGGCGTGCTGATGCGCGAGCTGCGCGTCTGGGGCCCGCGCGAGCGGCTGGTGCCGCAGGCCGCGCAGCGCCTGGCGCAGCCCCGGCTGGAAGCGGCGCTGGCGCTGGCCGCGCGGCTCGACCGCCAGGTCAAGGGCCTGCAGGACCTGCCGCCGCCAGGCAGCGCGCCGCTGCCGGCCGAGCCGTGGGACGGCCTGCAACAGCTGGCGCTGATGATTGCGCGCTGA
- a CDS encoding LPS-assembly lipoprotein LptE, with translation MKRLNLGRRKLLAALLAVPATGLLAGCGFHLRGNSDFAFKRLYIGIPPNSLMGADLRRAIRGGSDTQVVADQKEADALLDVLQDTRTKTILSITTEGVVREYRLTQRFTFRLRDPAGKELIAPSQLVLTRDLTYNEANTLAKDYEEQQLYRDMQRDIVQQLMRRLAAVKAI, from the coding sequence ATGAAGCGACTGAACCTGGGACGCCGCAAGCTGCTCGCGGCACTGCTGGCAGTGCCGGCCACCGGCCTGCTGGCCGGCTGCGGCTTCCATCTGCGCGGCAACTCGGACTTCGCCTTCAAGCGGCTGTATATCGGCATCCCGCCCAACTCGCTGATGGGCGCGGACCTGCGCCGCGCCATCCGCGGCGGCTCGGACACCCAGGTCGTGGCCGACCAGAAAGAGGCCGACGCGCTGCTGGACGTGCTGCAAGACACCCGCACCAAGACCATCCTGTCGATCACGACCGAGGGAGTGGTGCGCGAATACCGCCTGACCCAGCGCTTCACCTTCCGCCTGCGCGACCCCGCCGGCAAGGAACTGATCGCGCCGTCGCAACTGGTGCTGACGCGCGACCTGACTTACAACGAAGCCAATACGCTGGCCAAGGACTACGAAGAGCAGCAGCTGTACCGCGACATGCAGCGCGACATCGTGCAGCAGCTGATGCGCCGGCTGGCCGCCGTCAAGGCGATCTGA
- the leuS gene encoding leucine--tRNA ligase gives MQDKYLPSAVEQAAQQHWQAIDAYRVSEHAVGADGKEKPKFYACSMLPYPSGKLHMGHVRNYTINDVMARYLRMNGNNVLMPMGWDAFGMPAENAALNNGVAPAAWTYDNIAYMKKQMQSMGLAIDWSREVATCSPDYYRWNQWLFLKMLEKGIAYRKTGTVNWDPVDQTVLANEQVIDGRGWRSGAVVEKREIPMYYLRITDYAQELLGDLDQLGWPERVKVMQQNWIGKSVGVRFAFTHDIPGEDGKPIHDGKLYVFTTRADTIMGVTFCAVAAEHPLATHAALNNPELAAFIDECKHGSVMEADMATMEKKGMPTGLQVVHPLTGDKVDVWVGNYVLMSYGDGAVMGVPAHDERDFAFANKYGLPIRQVIDVKGQPYSTEAWQEWYGDKENGTCIHSGKYDGLGYQAAVEAIAADLGAMGLGEKKTTWRLRDWGISRQRYWGTPIPLIHCDSCGVVPVPEQDLPVVLPEDLVPDGTGNPLAKDPRFLQCTCPSCGKPARRETDTMDTFIDSCWYYMRYTCPDAATMVDARNDYWMPMDQYIGGIEHAILHLLYARFWTKVMRDLGLVKFDEPFTNLLTQGMVLNETFYREDASGKKHWYNPADVDVQTDERGRPVGATLKADGQPVVIGGIEKMSKSKNNGIDPQALIDQYGADTARLFVMFAAPPEQQLEWSGSGVEGASRFLRRVWNHGYANAAAIRDGAAGAPGADDAELRREIHGVLKQANYDYQRIQYNTVVSATMKMLNALDDAKTASPAARRECFGILLRVLYPVVPHITHGLWEQLGYAAEAGDLLDAPWPQVDEAALVRSEIELVLQINGKVRGSITVPADADRAAIEATAAASDTVAKFAEGKAPKKIVVVPGRLVNVVL, from the coding sequence ATGCAAGACAAATACCTTCCTTCCGCCGTTGAACAAGCCGCCCAGCAGCACTGGCAAGCCATCGACGCCTATCGCGTGTCGGAGCATGCGGTCGGGGCCGACGGCAAGGAGAAGCCCAAGTTCTACGCCTGCTCGATGCTGCCGTACCCGTCGGGCAAGCTGCATATGGGCCACGTGCGCAACTACACCATCAACGATGTGATGGCGCGCTACCTGCGCATGAACGGCAACAACGTGCTGATGCCGATGGGCTGGGACGCGTTCGGCATGCCGGCCGAGAACGCGGCGCTGAACAACGGCGTGGCGCCGGCCGCCTGGACCTACGACAACATCGCTTACATGAAGAAGCAGATGCAGTCGATGGGCCTGGCGATCGACTGGTCGCGCGAGGTGGCCACCTGCAGCCCGGACTACTACCGCTGGAACCAGTGGCTGTTCCTGAAGATGCTGGAAAAGGGCATTGCCTACCGCAAGACCGGCACCGTCAACTGGGACCCGGTCGACCAGACCGTGCTGGCCAACGAGCAGGTCATCGACGGCCGCGGCTGGCGCTCGGGCGCGGTGGTCGAAAAGCGCGAGATCCCGATGTACTACCTGCGCATCACCGACTATGCGCAGGAGCTGCTGGGCGACCTGGACCAGCTGGGCTGGCCCGAGCGCGTCAAGGTGATGCAGCAGAACTGGATCGGCAAGAGCGTGGGCGTGCGCTTTGCGTTCACCCATGACATCCCGGGCGAGGACGGCAAGCCGATCCACGACGGCAAGCTGTACGTCTTCACCACGCGCGCCGACACCATCATGGGCGTGACCTTCTGCGCGGTCGCCGCCGAGCACCCGCTGGCCACGCACGCCGCGCTGAACAACCCCGAACTGGCCGCCTTCATCGACGAATGCAAGCATGGCTCGGTCATGGAAGCCGACATGGCGACCATGGAGAAGAAGGGCATGCCGACCGGCCTGCAGGTGGTGCACCCGCTGACCGGCGACAAGGTCGACGTGTGGGTCGGCAACTACGTGCTGATGAGCTATGGCGACGGCGCCGTGATGGGCGTCCCCGCGCATGACGAGCGCGACTTCGCCTTCGCCAACAAGTACGGCCTGCCGATCCGGCAGGTGATCGACGTGAAGGGCCAGCCGTACTCGACCGAAGCCTGGCAGGAATGGTACGGCGACAAGGAAAACGGCACCTGCATCCACAGCGGCAAGTATGACGGCCTCGGCTACCAGGCCGCGGTCGAAGCCATCGCCGCCGACCTGGGCGCGATGGGCCTGGGCGAGAAGAAGACCACCTGGCGCCTGCGCGACTGGGGCATCTCGCGCCAGCGCTACTGGGGCACGCCGATCCCGCTGATCCACTGCGACAGCTGCGGCGTGGTGCCGGTGCCGGAGCAGGACCTGCCGGTGGTGCTGCCCGAAGACCTGGTGCCGGACGGCACCGGCAACCCGCTGGCCAAGGACCCGCGCTTCCTGCAGTGCACCTGCCCGTCGTGCGGCAAGCCGGCGCGCCGCGAGACCGACACGATGGATACCTTCATCGATTCGTGCTGGTACTACATGCGCTATACCTGCCCGGACGCGGCCACCATGGTCGATGCCCGCAACGACTACTGGATGCCGATGGACCAGTATATCGGCGGCATCGAGCATGCGATCCTGCACCTGCTGTACGCGCGCTTCTGGACCAAGGTCATGCGCGACCTGGGCCTGGTCAAGTTCGACGAGCCGTTCACCAACCTGCTGACGCAGGGCATGGTGCTGAACGAGACCTTCTACCGCGAAGACGCCTCGGGCAAGAAGCACTGGTACAACCCGGCCGACGTCGACGTGCAGACCGACGAGCGCGGCCGACCGGTGGGCGCCACGCTGAAGGCCGACGGCCAGCCGGTGGTGATCGGCGGCATCGAGAAGATGTCGAAGTCCAAGAACAACGGCATCGACCCGCAGGCGCTGATCGACCAGTACGGCGCCGATACCGCGCGCCTGTTCGTGATGTTCGCCGCGCCGCCCGAGCAGCAGCTGGAGTGGAGCGGTTCGGGCGTGGAGGGCGCGTCGCGCTTCCTGCGCCGCGTGTGGAACCATGGCTATGCCAACGCCGCCGCCATCCGCGACGGTGCCGCCGGCGCGCCGGGCGCGGACGATGCCGAGCTGCGCCGCGAGATCCACGGCGTGCTCAAGCAGGCCAACTACGACTACCAGCGCATCCAGTACAACACCGTGGTGTCCGCCACCATGAAGATGCTGAACGCGCTGGACGACGCCAAGACCGCGTCGCCGGCGGCGCGCCGCGAGTGCTTCGGCATCCTGTTGCGCGTGCTGTACCCGGTGGTGCCGCACATCACCCACGGCCTGTGGGAGCAGCTGGGCTATGCCGCCGAGGCCGGCGACCTGCTCGACGCCCCGTGGCCGCAGGTCGATGAAGCCGCGCTGGTGCGCAGCGAGATCGAGCTGGTGCTGCAGATCAACGGCAAGGTGCGCGGCAGCATCACCGTGCCTGCCGACGCCGACCGTGCCGCGATCGAGGCCACCGCCGCCGCCAGCGACACCGTAGCCAAGTTCGCCGAAGGCAAGGCGCCCAAGAAGATCGTGGTGGTGCCTGGCCGCCTGGTCAACGTGGTGCTTTGA